Proteins from a genomic interval of Dendropsophus ebraccatus isolate aDenEbr1 chromosome 6, aDenEbr1.pat, whole genome shotgun sequence:
- the LOC138795291 gene encoding uncharacterized protein, which yields MDLGLSLASYFVLVITVLYILNVLKTWNQNAVPNFPPGPRCLPLIGNLHQMDLNKLHVSFSELAKKYGPVFSVQMGWKKMVVLAGYETVKEALVNRAEDFGERGILRIFQKVDKGMGLVYTNGEIWKIMRRFTINTLRDFGMGKSTIEEKIADECTYLTKYIASFKGKPFDNSMILNTAVGNIIVAILLGNRMDYDDPQFRRLIRLTTENIRLFGSPMVSLFNIHPFFGFLPGGQREVKKNIKELFEFIRRTFVEHLKNLDENDQKSFIDTYLVRQKEETGNSQAYFSNENLTRLIRSLFAAGMETTSTTLCWGLLIMVKYPKIQEKVQEEISKVIGLAQPMYSHRAQMPFTNAVIHEIQRFFDILPLNVGHKTAKDVTFKGYFIPKGTYIVPLLTSVLKDKTQFEKPDEFYPEHFLDSEGNFIKKDAFMPFSVGRRACAGETLARMELFIFFTSLLQRFTFCLPSGVTDVDLTPIVGVVCTPKPQMVCAVPPKGIVSLTVLPKNTAMKKEWFQNALQEQLLPTVQEQFADQQCLFQHDGAPCHKAKMITKWLREQNIQILGPCPGISPDINPIEKLWSVIKRRVDKQKPTNFDKMQALIVTRLPCCQIPTYTSAPVTAMDLGFSLASYFVLVMTLLYILNIWKSWNKNDVTNFPPGPRGLPLIGNLHQMDLRKLDVTFLELAKKYGPVYSVQMGMQKMVVLTGYETVKEALVNHAEDFGERGVIGIFKTLDKGMGLVFSNGENWKIMRRFTISTLRDFGMGKSTIEEKIADECTYLTTYFASFKGKPFDNSMILNAAVANIIVAILLGIRMDYDDPQFKRLLSLTNEYIRLLATPMVSLVNVFPFLYIFPGSHKTVKRNVREIFDFIQRTFVEHLKNLDENDQRSLIDVFLVKQKEEEGNSQLYFHNENLTVLVRNLFAAGMETTSTTLRWGLLLMIKYPKIQEKVQEEISRVIGSAQPMYSHRGQMPFTNAVIHEIQRLSDIIPLNLGHETTKDVTFKGYFIPKGTYIVPSLTSVLKDKTQFEKPDEFYPQHFLDSKGNFIKKDAFMPFSAGRRACAGETLARMELFIFFTSLLQKFTFCLPPGVTDVDLTPVAGITNAPKLHMICAVSRF from the exons ATGGATCTGGGACTCTCTTTAGCTTCCTATTTTGTGCTGGTTATAACTGTTCTCTATATTCTCAATGTGTTAAAAACTTGGAATCAAAATGCTGTCCCAAATTTTCCTCCCGGACCCCGATGTTTGCCGCTGATTGGGAATTTGCATCAGATGGATCTGAACAAGCTTCATGTCAGCTTTTCGGAG CTTGCAAAGAAATACGGCCCAGTTTTTAGTGTCCAGATGGGTTGGAAAAAAATGGTGGTCTTAGCCGGATATGAGACTGTGAAAGAGGCTCTCGTTAATCGTGCTGAAGACTTTGGAGAAAGGGGAATTCTTAGAATATTTCAGAAGGTAGACAAAGGAATGG GACTTGTTTATACAAATGGTGAAATCTGGAAAATTATGAGAAGATTTACAATAAACACATTACGGGATTTTGGTATGGGAAAAAGTACCATAGAAGAGAAAATTGCTGATGAATGTACCTACTTAACTAAATATATTGCATCCTTTAAAG GCAAGCCTTTCGACAACTCTATGATCTTGAATACCGCTGTGGGAAATATCATTGTTGCAATTTTACTCGGAAATCGAATGGACTACGATGATCCCCAATTTAGGAGATTGATACGTTTGACAACTGAGAATATCCGACTTTTCGGATCTCCAATGGTTTCG CTCTTCAACATTCACCCATTCTTTGGGTTTCTCCCTGGTGGTCAAAGAGAAGTTAAGAAAAATATTAAAGAATTATTTGAGTTTATCAGAAGAACCTTTGTGGAGCATCTAAAGAACTTGGATGAAAATGATCAAAAAAGTTTCATTGACACATACCTTGTACGACAAAAAGAG GAAACAGGAAACTCCCAGGCCTATTTCAGCAATGAGAATCTAACAAGGCTGATAAGAAGCCTGTTTGCAGCAGGAATGGAGACAACATCAACCACACTGTGCTGGGGGCTTCTTATAATGGTCAAGTATCCAAAAATACAAG AAAAGGTCCAGGAGGAAATTTCAAAAGTCATTGGATTGGCACAGCCCATGTACAGCCACCGAGCACAAATGCCCTTTACCAATGCAGTAATACATGAAATCCAGAGGTTCTTCGACATTCTTCCTCTAAATGTGGGTCATAAAACCGCTAAAGATGTCACCTTTAAGGGATACTTTATTCCAAAA GGAACCTATATAGTCCCATTACTGACATCAGTATTGAAAGACAAAACACAGTTTGAGAAACCTGATGAGTTCTATCCGGAGCATTTTCTTGACTCCGAGGGAAACTTCATTAAGAAAGATGCCTTCATGCCGTTCTCTGTTG GTCGAAGAGCATGTGCTGGGGAGACACTAGCAAGAATGGAGCTCTTTATCTTTTTTACAAGTCTTCTGCAGAGGTTCACCTTCTGCCTCCCCTCAGGGGTCACTGATGTGGACCTGACACCAATTGTTGGGGTAGTGTGCACACCAAAGCCGCAAATGGTTTGTGCTGTCCCac ccaagggaatcgtctctctcacagtcttgcctaaaaacacagcaatGAAAAAAGAATGGTTCCAGAATGCCcttcaagagcaacttctcccaaccgtccaagagcagtttgccgatcaacaatgccttttccagcacgatggagcaccttgccataaagcaaagatgataactaaatggctcagggaacaaaacattcagattttgggtccatgccCTGGAATCTCCCCAGATATTAATCCCATTGAGAAATTGTGGTcagtcatcaagagacgggtggacaaacaaaaaccaacaaattttgacaaaatgcaagcattgattgt AACACGGCTACCCTGCTGCCAGATTCCTACCTACACATCAGCTCCGGTCACAGCTATGGATCTGGGATTCTCTTTAGCTTCTTATTTTGTGCTGGTTATGACTCTTCTCTATATCCTGAATATTTGGAAAAGTTGGAATAAAAATGATGTCACAAATTTCCCTCCGGGACCCCGAGGTTTGCCGCTGATTGGGAATTTGCATCAGATGGATCTGAGGAAGCTTGATGTCACCTTTTTAGAG cttgcaAAGAAATATGGCCCAGTGTATAGTGTCCAAATGGGAATGCAAAAAATGGTGGTTTTAACTGGATATGAGACTGTAAAGGAGGCTCTTGTCAATCATGCCGAAGACTTTGGAGAAAGAGGAGTTATTGGAATATTTAAAACCTTGGATAAAGGAATGG GATTAGTTTTTTCAAATGGTGAAAACTGGAAGATCATGAGAAGATTTACAATATCCACATTGCGGGATTTTGGCATGGGAAAGAGTACCATAGAAGAGAAAATTGCTGATGAATGTACCTACTTAACTACATATTTTGCCTCCTTTAAAG GGAAGCCATTTGACAACTCTATGATCCTGAACGCCGCTGTGGCCAATATCATTGTAGCAATTTTACTTGGGATACGCATGGACTATGATGATCCCCAATTTAAGAGACTGTTGAGCTTGACAAATGAATACATTAGACTTTTGGCAACTCCAATGGTTTCG CTCGTCAACGTCTTCCCGTTTCTCTATATTTTCCCTGGTAGTCACAAAACAGTAAAAAGAAATGTAAGGGAAATATTTGACTTTATTCAAAGAACATTTGTGGAACATCTGAAGAACTTGGATGAAAATGATCAAAGAAGTTTAATTGATGTATTCCTTGTAAAACAAAAAGAG GAAGAAGGAAACTCCCAATTATATTTCCACAATGAGAATCTAACAGTATTGGTAAGAAACCTGTTTGCAGCAGGAATGGAGACAACGTCTACCACACTGCGCTGGGGACTTCTTCTAATGATCAAATATCCAAAAATACAAG AAAAGGTCCAAGAGGAGATTTCAAGAGTGATTGGATCGGCACAGCCCATGTACAGCCACCGAGGACAAATGCCCTTTACTAATGCAGTAATACATGAAATccagagattatctgacattattcCTCTAAATTTGGGTCATGAAACAACCAAAGATGTCACCTTTAAGGGATATTTTATACCAAAA GGGACCTATATAGTCCCATCACTGACTTCAGTATTGAAGGACAAAACACAATTTGAGAAACCTGATGAGTTTTATCCGCAGCATTTTCTTGACTCCAAAGGGAATTTTATAAAGAAAGACGCCTTCATGCCGTTCTCTGCAG GTCGTAGAGCTTGTGCTGGAGAGACACTAGCAAGAATGGAGCTCTTCATCTTTTTTACAAGTCTCCTGCAGAAATTCACCTTTtgccttcccccaggagtcacTGATGTGGACCTGACACCTGTTGCTGGAATAACAAATGCCCCCAAACTGCATATGATTTGTGCCGTGTctcgtttttga